A single Phoenix dactylifera cultivar Barhee BC4 chromosome 1, palm_55x_up_171113_PBpolish2nd_filt_p, whole genome shotgun sequence DNA region contains:
- the LOC103722423 gene encoding uncharacterized protein LOC103722423: MTCKAVNGGKRRREKMYAARLLSVFKNSPDAGLQPPPEGPNSGYLVLQDEGPEMAEPTCCWGLCKDTRVRDLPFPQNRILTIEYTESNGQSTWTYTEVVIFVPVMDQPLSSNRYYVILVKGKHKGKALTCSKEEDKTTCCFCRCVKDVKPKPFDHRNIYQQMEIVGKKGSFTAKSVASDGYPPWLLRRKYWKVYASKPNNYSLSEASGRNKSMQARPPELHFTISAMNSPKIAVGKWYIPFVFVKENGSFEEQMKLSMFYEMSLEQYWEEVYTCENLYGERKVVEVNSSVRAEMVLLNGREAKQDVDRGVDGVLWFKPLDSMEGGIGLSSAIWERMRWEENREGWVAGEEKVERVEEYGGVNGWRKFGCYVLVERFALKRMDGSLALIFDFRHTNKIRTKWE, from the exons ATGACCTGCAAGGCTGTAAACGGAGGCAAAAGGCGAAGAGAAAAAATGTATGCCGCAAGGCTACTTTCGGTCTTCAAGAACTCCCCCGATGCCGGCCTCCAACCGCCACCCGAGGGTCCGAACTCAGGCTATCTTGTTCTTCAGGATGAAGGGCCGGAAATGGCTGAGCCAACATGCTGTTGGGGCTTGTGCAAAGATACACGAGTCCGGGATCTCCCGTTCCCCCAGAACAGGATCCTCACCATCGAATACACGGAGTCAAATGGACAGAGCACTTGGACTTACACAGAAGTAGTTATCTTCGTCCCGGTTATGGATCAACCACTCTCATCAAATCGTTACTACGTCATCCTTGTTAAAGGAAAGCATAAGGG GAAGGCGTTAACATGCTCAAAAGAGGAGGACAAGACAACATGCTGCTTCTGCCGCTGTGTAAAGGATGTGAAACCGAAGCCTTTTGATCATAGGAACATCTACCAACAAATGGAGATCGTGGGCAAGAAAGGTTCCTTCACTGCCAAGTCCGTAGCTTCTGATGGGTACCCTCCCTGGTTGCTGAGAAGAAAGTATTGGAAGGTCTATGCTTCGAAGCCTAATAATTATAGCTTAAGCGAGGCTTCTGGAAGGAACAAATCCATGCAGGCACGACCGCCCGAATTGCACTTCACAATATCTGCCATGAACTCTCCTAAGATAGCTGTCGGGAAATGGTACATTCCTTTTGTGTTTGTGAAGGAAAACGGGAGCTTCGAAGAACAAatgaagctttctatgttctaCGAGATGAGTTTAGAGCAATACTGGGAAGAGGTATACACATGCGAGAATTTGTACGGCGAAAGGAAGGTTGTGGAAGTGAATTCTAGTGTTCGGGCGGAAATGGTTTTGTTGAATGGTAGGGAAGCCAAGCAAGATGTTGACCGGGGTGTTGATGGAGTGCTGTGGTTTAAGCCTCTCGACTCCATGGAAGGAGGGATAGGGTTGAGTTCGGCGATATGGGAGAGGATGAGGTGGGAGGAGAATAGGGAAGGATGGGTTGCTGGTGAGGAGAAGGTAGAGAGGGTGGAGGAATATGGAGGGGTGAATGGGTGGAGGAAGTTTGGTTGTTATGTGTTGGTGGAGAGATTTGCTTTGAAGAGGATGGATGGGAGCTTGGCCTTAATCTTTGATTTCAGACACACCAACAAAATTAGgaccaagtgggagtga